The Solanum pennellii chromosome 11, SPENNV200 genome contains a region encoding:
- the LOC107003615 gene encoding uncharacterized protein LOC107003615, whose protein sequence is MASLLNKQRNMSPTRPPLFDDKLYKYWKIRMRDYLMAEDSEVWDVICKGPYVPTMEVKDRVVTRVIPKTRQQYNDSDKQLVPKNYKAKKLLMCGIGMKDYDLIASCKSAKEIWDLLRNTFEGTEETRKSKLDFFTAQFEGFTVEEGEPVHEIQTRFSTITNELMFLDEPIPVCKHVSKILETLPRSWINECVLAEETKGPEEATPNTLFELLQAHELHKKRECLILKEKYKRTDMIDETDQNKENYVKSVEDKDNEGDHVHPKISRREVFFRTLKRDMAAWKKTSSDSDDSEHTDNDFMTKSNEEYADEKVTLSYFKQNLNTFSTSKLRKLAVVLLDLISELTSEKDPIRNSLDISQDGKIALVAQISDIKSQMLVLEAENLELKKKMKGTKIALERNLELERDLVCVKELKKSLKWTNSSKILTNLIGQYNNSRRGLGCDKIKSSYNPRSKSVSDADNLLSENCCRDGNHKKDCPILEKFEGSSSNYSKQLKRAKERHVKFVRSENNQEKKERGPGLHAKFVRSDRNVETERKGPGPRYRFSKNTLPPWT, encoded by the exons ATGGCGTCACTACTgaataaacaaagaaatatgTCTCCCACAAGACCTCCTCTTTTTGATGATAAGCTCTACAAATATTGGAAGATTCGGATGAGAGACTATCTCATGGCTGAGGACAGTGAAGTATGGGACGTCATATGTAAAGGTCCTTATGTGCCAACTATGGAGGTTAAAGATAGAGTGGTCACAAGAGTCATTCCCAAAACTAGACAACAATATAATGACTCTGACAAGCAACTAGTTCCAAAAAATTACAAAGCCAAGAAGTTGCTTATGTGTGGCATTGGAATGAAAGATTATGATTTGATCGCTTCATGTAAATCAGCCAAAGAAATTTGGGATCTCTTGAGAAATACCTTTGAAGGTACTGAGGAAACAAGGAAATCTAAGCTAGATTTCTTTACTGCTCAGTTTGAAGGTTTCACTGTGGAGGAAGGTGAACCAGTTCATGAAATTCAGACAAGATTCTCCACTATAACCAATGAGCTCATGTTTCTTGATGAACCTATCCCGGTGTGCAAACATGTCTCTAAGATACTGGAAACTCTTCCCAGATCTTGGATAAATGAATGTGTGTTAGCTGAGGAGACAAAGGGGCCTGAAGAGGCGACTCCAAATACACTATTTGAGCTTCTTCAAGCTCATGAGTTGCATAAAAAAAGGGAGTGTCTCATTCTGAAGGAAAAATACAAAAGGACTGATATGATTGATGAGACTGATcagaataaagaaaattatgtcAAGAGTGTAGAAGATAAAGACAATGAGGGGGACCATGTCCATCCCAAGATAAGCAGAAGAGAAGTCTTCTTCAGGACATTAAAAAGGGATATGGCTGCATGGAAAAAAACCTCAAGTGATTCAGATGATTCTGAACACACAGATAATGATTTCATGACAAAGTCAAACGAGGAATATGCTGATGAAAAGGTAACTCTATCTTATTTCAAGCAAAACTTGAATACCTTTTCTACTAGCAAGTTGAGAAAGCTAGCAGTTGTATTACTTGATTTGATAAGTGAGCTGACAAGTGAGAAGGATCCCATAAGGAACAGTCTAGATATCTCTCAAGATGGAAAAATTGCATTAGTTGCCCAAATATCTGATATTAAAAGTCAAATGCTTGTTTTAGAAGCTGAAAATCTAGAActgaagaaaaagatgaaaggg ACCAAAATTGCATTAGAAAGAAATCTTGAGTTAGAGAGGGACCTGGTCTGTGTAAAAGAACTGAAAAAATCTCTCAAATGGACCAATTCCTCTAAGATTCTTACAAATCTGATTGGTCAATACAACAATAGTAGAAGAGGGTTAGGCTGTGACAAGATAAAATCCTCCTACAATCCTCGAAGCAAAAGTGTTTCTGATGCTGACAATCTGTTGTCTGAGAATTGTTGTCGAGATGGAAATCATAAGAAAGATTGTccaattttggaaaaatttgAAGGAAGTTCGTCAAATTATTCCAAACAGCTGAAAAGAGCTAAAGAAAGACATGTGAAGTTTGTCCGATctgaaaataatcaagaaaagaaagaaaggggaCCTGGTCTTCATGCTAAATTTGTCAGATCCGACAGAAATGTGGAAACGGAgcgcaagggacctggtcctcgcTATCGTTTTAGCAAGAACACTTTGCCCCCTTGGACATGA